One Skermanella sp. TT6 genomic window, AGCCGGAGATGCAGCTGTTCGGCCGCGGCCTGCGCCGCCGGCTGCCGACCATGCTGGACGGCGACCCGGCCCGGATCCACATGGCCTACAGCCTGATGTTCGCGCTTCCCGGGGCTCCGGTCCTGTTCTACGGCGAGGAGATCGGCATGTCCGAGAACCTCGACATTCCCGGCCGCCTGAGCGTCCGGTCGCCCATGCAGTGGTCGGACGAGATCAACGGCGGCTTCTCGACCGCGAAGCCCGGAGACCTCCGCCGCCCGGTCGTCTCGGGCAAGCGCTGGGGGCCGGCCGGCGTCAACGTCGCGGGCCAGCGGCGCGACGATGCCTCCCTGCTCAATTGGATGGAACGCCTGATCCGCCGCCGCAACGAGACTCCCGAGATCGCCTTCGGCACCTGGAGCATCGTCCCGGTGACGGATCCCGCGGTGTTCGCGCTCCGCTACGACTGGGAAGGCCGGACCGTCCTGACCATCCACAACCTGGGCGGCAAGGAATGCGGCGCCACCTTCAAGGTCGAGAACGCGCTGGGCTGGGACAGCCTGATCGACCTGTTCGGCCACGGCGACTTCGACCTGGGCAAGGAGGGCGAGGTCAGCATCGACCTCGACCGCTACGGCTGCCGCTGGTTCCGGGTCCGCCGCAAGGGCGAGACGATCCTGCTGTAGGCGCGGTACCGGATCGGCTCGACGCAGGGCGGAAGCGGTTCGGACCGACGATCGCAGGTTGTGCCCACGGCGCGACGCACCGGATCGACCTGTTCGGCCACGGCTTCGGGATCGTCCCGCCATTGGTCATACGAATTTAGAACTAGAACACGCCGATGCTTTACCACAAAGGTCCGCAGCGGATATCAGATGCCAAGCTAAGCGGGTTTTTCATCGGATCTTAAGTAATGAATGACCAAATTTGATAACAGATGCACCGCTACCGGTGCATATAGTATTTCAACTCGTCCCCCGGACATGGGCAGTCTCGCCGTGGCGCAGCATTTCGCTTTATCATCATCATTGCCGAATCCTCGTGTCCTCAAGCGCCTGCTTGCCGGGGCGTGTGCCTGCCTCATGGCCATCGGCCTCGCGACGGCTCCCCGGCAGGCCGCGGCGCAGGCCCCCTCGCCCGTCTACGAGCGGGTCACCGAGCCGACGCTGAAAGCGGGCATGGACTTCCCGGAACCGAAGGGTCCGGTCATCCTGACGATCGGTGGCAAGATCGCCGCCGACGGACCGATCCGCTTCGACCTGCCGGCCCTGGAATCCCTGGGGCTGGTCCGATTCACCACCCTGACGAGCTGGACCGTCGAACCCTCCGTGTTCGAGGGGGTCCTGCTCTCGTCGCTGCTCGAGGCGGTCGGCGCCGATCCGGCCGCCGCCACGCTGAGGCTGATCGCGCTCAACGAGTTCGAGAGCACGACCCCGGCCGCCGACGCCCGCACCTGGCCCGTCATGCTGGCCCTCAAGCGGGACGGCGAATACATGTCGCGGCGCGACCGCGGCCCGGTCTGGGTGATCTATCCGCAGCACGCCTTTCCGGAACTGGGCCAGCGCGATTACCTGTCGCGCTGGGTCTGGCAGCTGAAATCGATCATGGTGGAATGACGGACGGCGTGAACCTGCGTCGCGGTCCCGTCCGCAAGCCGCCGCGACCCCGTACCCGCTGATGGCTGCCAGGGAGCGTTTCATGGACCTGGGCAAGATCGTCTGGACGGTATCCTTCGTGCTGCTGCTGTGCAGTTCGCCGATGCTCGTCTTCGATCTGATCGCCATCCAGCGGTCGGTGGAGATCGCCAGCGGCGCCGACATCTGGTACGACGGGCAGCTTGCCGGGGATCTTCTGCGCCTCCAGGTCGCCATCCGAGGGTTGCCTCCCGACGTGACGCCGGAATCGGCCGACCCCGCGCAGGTCGACGAGATCAATCTCCGGCTGGACAACGTCTTCAACCGGATCAACTCGCTGCCGGAGACCGGCAGCTCCGAATGGCACACCCGGGGCATCAGGTCCGAGGAAGGCGTCGCCGACGTCCGCCGCGCCGTCGACCTGATCGACCGGGCACTGCCGCTGCTGGCGTCGGACCCGGCCGCGTTCCGCCGGGTCGCCGACGACGGGGTCCGGCAGGCCATCGTCGTCCACCGGCGCATGTCGCTCGCCGTGGTCGAACGGCAGAACGCGCTGATCGGCCGGATGCAGTCCCAGGTGAGCGCCTTCCAGGTCAAGCTGCTCGGCTACGGCGTCGGCTTCGTCGTCCTGCTGCTGGCGCTCGGCTGGCTGATGCGCCGCCACATGCGTTCGGAGACGACGCTGCGCGCCACCAACCGCCAGCTCCTGGACCTGACCGGCAACCTGGTGGCCGCGCGCGACGCCGCCGTGCGCTCCAGCGAGGCCAAGTCCAACTTCCTGGCCAATGTCAGCCACGAGCTGCGCACGCCGCTGAACGCGATCCTGGGGTTCTCCGAAGCCCTCATGACCGGCATCTTCGGGCGGTTGGGCGAGCGTCAGGCGGAGTATATCGGCGACATCCACCATGCCGGCCAGAGGCTGCTGTCGCTGATCAACGACATCCTGGACCTCGCCAAGCTGGAGGCCGGCAAGCTGGAGCTTCGGGAGGAGGCCGTCGACCTGGTCGCCGTCGCGGCTGAGGCGATCCGCGACCTGCGGGAAGCCGCCCGCGCCGCGGAGGTCAGGGTGGAGCTGGAGCCGGCCTTGGGCCATATCGGCGTTTTCGCTGACCGGTTGAGGCTGCGGCAGGTCCTGGACAACCTGCTGTCCAACGCCATCAAGTTCACGCCTGCCGACGGGCTGATCGGAGTCTCGCTGGAACGGCCCGCCGACGGCCGCACGGTCATCGTCGTGACGGATACCGGCATCGGGATCCCGCCGGACGACCTCGCGCGCGTCTTCCAGCCGTTCGAGCAGTCCGACAGCCGGCATGCCCGCCAGGCCCAGGGCACCGGGCTGGGCCTGCCGCTGGTGCGCCAGCTCGTGGAGCGCCACGGCGGCACCGTCCGGATGTCGAGCGAGCCCGGCAGCGGCACCGAGGTGGTGGTCGAGCTGCCGCCCGAACGGGCGCTCGTCGGCGCGGCGGTCCCGGTCTCCCGGTCGCTTTCCTGAACGGTTCAGCCGGGCAGAGACGGCTCATGGACCTCCGCCGCCAGCAGCGCCTGGACGAGCGGTGAGTCCGCCGTCCGGAACGCGGCGTGCAGCTCTGCCGACAGCGACACCAGTTCCATCCCCACGACCGCCAGGCAGTGTTCCAGGCTGACCGTGCTGTGCAGGCGGACATGTCCGTTGCGGGGGCGTGCGTACCACCAGCCCAATCCCGTCCGGTGGATGTCGTCCGGCTGCACCAGGGTGCTCAGCAGCAGGGCTCCCCGCGGGGCGACCAGGCGGGCAAGCTCGGCGAACAGCGATTGCTGGTCGGGAACGTGCTCGATCACCTCGAAGCAGGTCACCAGGTCGAATCTCCGTCCCGGGGCCGGCCTGCCGTCGCCGTAGAAGGGGTCGCAGGAGACCGCGTGACGGAAGCCGCGCTCGGCGAGCAGGCGCACCATGAGGCCGTTTCCGCCGCCCCAGTCCAGGATATCGACCGTTTCCTTCATGGAACCGACCATCCCGTCGATCAGCGCCGCGTTGCGCGCCGGACGGTCGTACGTGAACGGCGGGTCGGCGAGCGCGTAATCGTCATTGTAGATGTGCCGTTGAAAGTCGGCCGAAGTCCAATGGTCGAGGCAGGTGGTCCAGATATGGTCGCAGGCCAGGCAGGCCGAGTATCGGATCATCGTGCCCGTGTCGGGAAACATCCGACGCCCTTCGAAAGCGTCGTTGCAACTTTCCCCCAGATCGATTTGACCGATCGGATACCCGGAGTTCCGGCAGCAGGGACAAAGAGGCGAGAGCAAGAAGACACCTTGGGGACTAGAAATACTATCTTCGGCGGGACGTCGATGCCGTTATACTGTATACCCCAATATCTTTAAAAGTTTCATATGCATGCAAAATGTGGGGCGCGCCGGGGCAGCCGATCCGATGCCTCGCGCCATGGGCGCACCCCAAGATCGTCGGCCCGCATCACCTCCGCCCTGCGTCGAGCGTAGGTTGCGCCCATGGCGCAACACGGTGCGGCGG contains:
- a CDS encoding sensor histidine kinase, whose amino-acid sequence is MDLGKIVWTVSFVLLLCSSPMLVFDLIAIQRSVEIASGADIWYDGQLAGDLLRLQVAIRGLPPDVTPESADPAQVDEINLRLDNVFNRINSLPETGSSEWHTRGIRSEEGVADVRRAVDLIDRALPLLASDPAAFRRVADDGVRQAIVVHRRMSLAVVERQNALIGRMQSQVSAFQVKLLGYGVGFVVLLLALGWLMRRHMRSETTLRATNRQLLDLTGNLVAARDAAVRSSEAKSNFLANVSHELRTPLNAILGFSEALMTGIFGRLGERQAEYIGDIHHAGQRLLSLINDILDLAKLEAGKLELREEAVDLVAVAAEAIRDLREAARAAEVRVELEPALGHIGVFADRLRLRQVLDNLLSNAIKFTPADGLIGVSLERPADGRTVIVVTDTGIGIPPDDLARVFQPFEQSDSRHARQAQGTGLGLPLVRQLVERHGGTVRMSSEPGSGTEVVVELPPERALVGAAVPVSRSLS
- a CDS encoding molybdopterin-dependent oxidoreductase codes for the protein MAIGLATAPRQAAAQAPSPVYERVTEPTLKAGMDFPEPKGPVILTIGGKIAADGPIRFDLPALESLGLVRFTTLTSWTVEPSVFEGVLLSSLLEAVGADPAAATLRLIALNEFESTTPAADARTWPVMLALKRDGEYMSRRDRGPVWVIYPQHAFPELGQRDYLSRWVWQLKSIMVE
- a CDS encoding class I SAM-dependent methyltransferase, with translation MFPDTGTMIRYSACLACDHIWTTCLDHWTSADFQRHIYNDDYALADPPFTYDRPARNAALIDGMVGSMKETVDILDWGGGNGLMVRLLAERGFRHAVSCDPFYGDGRPAPGRRFDLVTCFEVIEHVPDQQSLFAELARLVAPRGALLLSTLVQPDDIHRTGLGWWYARPRNGHVRLHSTVSLEHCLAVVGMELVSLSAELHAAFRTADSPLVQALLAAEVHEPSLPG